From the genome of Anopheles moucheti chromosome 3, idAnoMoucSN_F20_07, whole genome shotgun sequence, one region includes:
- the LOC128301410 gene encoding dymeclin isoform X2, producing MGMNVSRQVDLTENEYLQRFVGKTHVPAYDDDFWNNFLQYHINLPTNSQEQLSLDSRLESLCQSFISHNLHTGNFGSLINVFLLKVSELLTLSDTESNVHIWHAFNALFIIRCLVKYMIETGSEYQLLQHFEALPVQASDIDSTSNEANAAGTSTAIPIDVRAIEETKSAVAKLVDGTKFETFLEALVNIIVVIPVKEFTYHLHLEAVNCMIILLSVSLFSQQTMEKSTIYRTIYRCQHANTLMSALLHFLSRMSQAPQTMFGFGTGGSFVFGIAESLWSILTFARKQPDILTAHDLPTAFREHYPLANQSLLLILILTNHHATKDNPYRISLFGCSDSQDSPKEDPATFKIDFSSLYNTLCRIVTIDQATLLLYLLLYRNQRFQKYVMAQQNLQQLVIPILQTLYNAPDSTSHHIYMSLIVLLILSEDDNFNKSVHQIMLKNITWYTERSISEISLGGLLILVVIRTIQYNMLKMRDKYLHTNCLAALANMSGQFQSLHPYVAQRLVSLFETLAKKHARLDQQLKQPNGPNGDPDVSIPIGGGLTSEDMDLSVLEEVLRMVLEILNSCLSHQLVYCPNLVYTLLYKRNVFEAFRSHSAFQDIIQNIDMVVGFFSSRLQRVQEQRGELGVTEVLEVISKGASQWSSDRLRKFPDLKFKYVEEDAPEEFFIPYVWTLVCKAGCVHFSSETIKGVSAEIVC from the exons ATGGGTATGAACGTGAGTCGTCAGGTGGACCTAACAGAAAACGAATATCTGCAGCGGTTCGTCGGCAAAACGCACGTCCCTGCTTACGATGATGATTTTTGGAACAACTTCCTGCAATACCACATCAATCTACCGACAAACAG CCAGGAACAGTTGAGTCTCGATTCGCGTCTGGAATCGCTATGCCAGAGCTTTATCAGTCACAATCTACACACCGGCAACTTTGGTTCGTTGATAAACGTATTTCTGCTGAAGGTTTCTGAGCTGCTTACACTCTCCGATACGGAAAG TAACGTTCACATATGGCACGCCTTTAATGCACTGTTCATCATCCGTTGCTTGGTGAAGTACATGATCGAAACGGGTTCGGAGTATCAGCTATTGCAGCACTTTGAAGCATTGCCTGTCCAAGCGTCAGATATTGATTCAACATCGAACGAAGCAAATGCGGCCGGTACGAGTACGGCTATTCCCATAGACGTTCGTGCGATAGAAGAAACGAAATCAGCCGTTGCAAAGCTGGTCGATGGCACAAAATTCGAAACGTTTCTTGAGGCACTGGTTAACATTATTGTGGTGATACCGGTGAA AGAATTCACATATCACCTTCATCTGGAGGCGGTTAATTGTATGATAATTTTGCTCTCGGTGAGCCTTTTTTCGCAGCAAACGATGGAGAAATCCACCATCTACCGAACGATCTACCGTTGCCAGCATGCGAACACGTTGATGAgtgcgctgttgcattttcTTAGCCGCATGAGCCAAGCTCCGCAGACAATGTTCGGCTTTGGGACGGGCGGTTCGTTTGTGTTCGGCATCGCCGAATCGCTTTGGTCCATATTAACGTTTGCCCGTAAGCAGCCGGACATACTGACCGCACATGATCTTCCGACAGCCTTCCGGGAGCACTACCCGTTGGCCAATCAAAGCTTGCTGTTAATTTTGATCCTTACCAACCACCACGCGACTAAAGATAATCCGTATCGGATTAGTCTGTTTGGATGTTCGGATTCACAAG ATTCGCCGAAAGAGGATCCGGCAACGTTCAAGATAGACTTTTCCTCCCTGTACAACACCCTGTGCCGAATAGTGACTATTGATCAGGCAACCTTACTGCTCTATCTGCTGCTCTATCGAAACCAAAGATTCCAGAAGTATGTAATGGCACAACAGAACCTACAGCAGCTT GTTATTCCGATCCTGCAAACCCTTTACAATGCACCGGATAGTACTTCACATCACATTTATATGTCGCTAATAGTTTTGCTAATTCTTAGCGAAGATGACAACTTTAACAAGAGCGTTCATCAGATT ATGTTGAAAAATATTACCTGGTACACGGAGCGTTCGATCAGCGAGATTTCGCTCGGTGGATTACTGATATTGGTTGTCATCAGGACGATTCAGTACAACATGTTGAAGATGAGGGATAAGTACTTGCATACAAATTGTCTCGCCGCGTTGGCCAACATGTCCGGTCAGTTCCAATCGCTCCACCCGTACGTAGCGCAGCGATTGGTGAGTTTGTTCGAAACCTTAGCAAAGAAACATGCCCGATTAGACCAGCAGCTCAAACAACCGAATGGTCCCAACGGTGATCCGGACGTGTCCATACCGATTGGTGGTGGGTTAACGTCTGAAGATATG GATTTGTCCGTGTTGGAGGAAGTGCTACGTATGGTGctggaaattttaaattccTGCCTGTCGCATCAATTAGTGTACTGTCCTAACTTGGTATACACTTTGCTATACAAACGCAACGTCTTCGAGGCCTTCCGAAGTCATTCGGCATTTCAGGATATCATACAGAATATAGACATG GTGGTTGGATTCTTCTCCTCCCGACTGCAACGAGTTCAAGAGCAGCGCGGTGAGCTTGGTGTTACTGAAGTGCTTGAAGTGATCTCGAAGGGAGCGAGCCAGTGGTCGAGTGATCGCTTACGG AAATTTCCTGACCTTAAATTCAAATACGTCGAGGAGGATGCGCCGGAAGAATTCTTCATCCCTTACGTCTGGACGCTCGTATGCAAGGCAGGCTGTGTACACTTTAGTTCCGAAACGATAAAGGGCGTCAGTGCCGAGATCGTTTGTTAA
- the LOC128301706 gene encoding fibrillin-1-like, whose protein sequence is MGQLSNAISRRFPLSLMVGSWCLVWVLFQLVVPSVVAVEKLCYEEEKVPKLVENKSQIIKYGEGTYYCMFSEYSMRIPIMVDGLSCSISYDVRKKRTCCEGYHAVGDVCLPSCRLKCIYGECIAPDTCDCYGGYKKVNDHRCEPVCEVACENGQCVAPNVCLCDVGFERDVTSGSCRRKCDRTCRFGRCIDDVCECDEGYRSDPNDRNGCVAHCTEECQHGVCVLPNVCQCEAGYTLSTQSNFTCEPVCPDGCANGNCIGPHQCACHEGYELDDSNHCVPVCLKPCQGGRCVAPGKCSCGEGYSPAENDESVCMPSCSETCINGDCVAPNTCLCHRNFRPRDDQSPNVCVPECRNGCVNGLCTGAGVCKCAEGFLYNETIGLCEPFCNQPCANGVCIGGNQCQCREGYQLDLKMGSKCVPHCSKPCVHGICVAPDVCDCKKGYVKSENSRNVCEPKCSKGCSNGRCVAPDHCECLKGYIATTSSINSKSSICTPYCRNKCVNAYCIRPNVCQCLAGHRFAENSTSVCEPICEESLVDCTNGRCTQPNVCECNEGYTLAIRNGRMLCEPVTCREQCVNGYCVEEGRCECHPGYRPSEQFHAICEPTCEGGCEHGACIAPNTCVCNAGFVRPPGGDRCEASCDPNVVDCYNGVCHGSNQCQCLEGYYLRVPLNGRAAECAPVCSNGCANGRCLAPNECLCNDGYEYREESDQCEPVCAPGCVNGICIAPNVCQCLEGYTPIEDPASLEESRFECTPYCDPQVVNCTFGICGGPNVCRCFDDFYSTTDSLGRQTCELVPEPAECGKDVIIYEVENVSNGCVCKEPKDCPALSCPEIQPPVYNVTCPASLPPPTPCPKVPCPTVPPTKQTTKPPAVFPVTCPPVPSCPDVVCPTVAPPECPTTPAPEAICDELYVQCEHGDCIENNVCACHKGYQLAIGPESIVYCQPVCSGAYINGICTEPDVWVCLPGFVETFDGQCEPYCEEPCGKGSYCAQPNVCVCQKGLIADGNGNCEHPCQPACVNGECIDGRCFCMPGTVLRSGHVCVEAQVEVEDLFIRSRFADQDGEDEEEEEEDDDDEREEHIEEPLNCPDGFRSVPATGECICDSGTIAADGTCISTSTFNEVKLLDLAMQRMVVEREQVADPTNESITQPASVQPTESSLLSAIGSDQWIIIAAVICGTILIVTASVLVWKCCTKRNSIETDIH, encoded by the exons ATGGGGCAACTTTCGAATGCCATTTCCAGGCGGTTCCCTTTGTCGCTGATGGTCGGCTCTTGGTGTctggtttgggttttgttcCAGTTGGTAGTTCCGTCAGTAGTGGCCGTTGAAAAGTTGTGCTACGAAGAGGAAAA aGTGCCTAagttggtggaaaataaaagccAAATCATAAAGTACGGTGAAGGAACGTACTACTGCATGTTTAGCGAATATTCTATGCGCATTCCAATCATGGTGGATGGTTTGAGTTGTTCG ATAAGCTACGATGTGCGCAAGAAACGAACCTGTTGCGAAGGTTACCATGCAGTCGGGGACGTGTGTTTGCCATCCTGTCGGCTGAAGTGCATCTATGGCGAGTGCATTGCACCTGATACGTGTGATTGCTACGGTGGCTACAAGAAAGTGAACGATCATCG CTGCGAACCGGTTTGTGAAGTAGCTTGTGAAAACGGTCAATGCGTGGCCCCGAACGTGTGCCTTTGcgatgtgggcttcgagcgaGATGTAACGAGTGGATCCTGTCGCCGGAAGTGTGATCGTACGTGTCGATTCGGACGATGTATCGATGATGTCTGCGAGTGTGACGAGGGCTACCGATCGGATCCTAATGATAGAAATGGTTGCGTTGCACACTGCACGGAAGAGTGTCAGCATGGCGTTTGCGTGCTGCCCAATGTGTGTCAGTGTGAGGCAG GGTATACACTCTCAACGCAATCAAATTTCACCTGCGAACCCGTCTGTCCCGATGGATGTGCCAATGGGAACTGTATCGGACCGCATCAGTGTGCCTGCCATGAAGGGTATGAGCTGGACGATAGCAATCACTGTGTGCCGGTGTGTTTAAAACCTTGCCAGGGTGGTCGATGTGTTGCACCGGGAAAATGTAGCTGTGGCGAAGGATACAGTCCAGCCGAGAACGATGAGTCGGTCTGCATGCCCAGCTGTTCCGAAACTTGCATCAATGGAGACTGCGTGGCGCCAAACACTTGTCTGTGCCACAGGAACTTTCGTCCACGGGATGACCAATCGCCTAACGTTTGCGTTCCGGAATGTCGCAACGGATGCGTGAACGGGCTGTGTACCGGGGCGGGAGTTTGTAAATGTGCTGAAGGGTTCCTATACAATGAAACGATTGGTCTTTGTGAACCATTCTGTAACCAGCCCTGTGCGAATGGTGTCTGTATAGGCGGGAATCAATGCCAATGTCGTGAAGGTTATCAGCTCGATCTGAAGATGGGCAGCAAATGTGTACCACACTGTTCGAAACCCTGTGTGCATGGAATTTGCGTGGCCCCAGATGTTTGTGATTGTAAAAAAG GTTACGTCAAGAGTGAGAACAGCAGGAATGTCTGTGAGCCTAAATGCTCGAAAGGTTGCTCCAATGGACGATGCGTTGCGCCGGATCACTGTGAATGTCTTAAGGGTTATATCGCAACTACAAGCT CAATAAATTCAAAATCCTCAATATGTACGCCATACTGCAGGAACAAATGTGTTAACGCTTACTGCATCCGGCCGAACGTGTGTCAATGTCTGGCCGGGCATCGCTTTGCGGAGAACAGTACGAGTGTATGCGAACCGATCTGCGAGGAAAGCCTGGTGGACTGCACTAATGGTCGCTGTACGCAACCGAACGTATGTGAGTGTAACGAGGGTTACACGCTTGCCATCCGCAATGGTCGAATGTTGTGTGAACCGGTAACCTGCCGGGAGCAGTGCGTCAACGGTTACTGTGTGGAGGAGGGTCGTTGCGAATGCCACCCGGGCTATCGTCCCTCGGAGCAATTTCATGCGATTTGTGAACCTACTTGTGAGGGTGGTTGCGAGCATGGAGCCTGCATTGCACCGAACACCTGCGTGTGTAATGCGGGATTCGTACGACCTCCTGGAGGTGATCGATGCGAGGCAAGCTGTGATCCGAATGTGGTCGATTGCTACAACGGAGTTTGTCACGGTTCGAATCAATGCCAGTGTCTGGAGGGGTACTATTTGCGCGTTCCACTGAACGGTAGAGCAGCGGAATGTGCTCCGGTATGTAGCAATGGATGTGCTAATGGACGCTGTCTAGCACCGAACGAGTGTCTGTGCAACGATGGTTACGAGTATCGGGAAGAATCAGACCAATGTGAGCCGGTCTGTGCGCCTGGTTGTGTGAATGGTATTTGCATTGCGCCGAATGTATGCCAATGTCTGGAAGGATATACCCCCATAGAGGACCCTGCATCATTGGAGGAGTCACGTTTTGAGTGTACCCCGTACTGCGATCCGCAAGTAGTGAATTGCACTTTCGGCATCTGTGGTGGTCCTAATGTTTGTCGATGCTTTGATGATTTCTACTCCACTACGGACTCGCTTGGTAGACAAACGTGTGAACTCGTCCCCGAACCGGCCGAGTGCGGTAAGGACGTCATCATCTATGAGGTGGAAAATGTCTCAAATGGATGTGTCTGTAAGGAGCCAAAGGATTGTCCCGCTTTGAGCTGTCCCGAGATCCAGCCGCCCGTTTACAATGTAACGTGTCCTGCATCGCTGCCACCTCCAACTCCATGTCCAAAAGTTCCATGTCCCACGGTTCCTCCCACCAAACAAACTACTAAACCACCAGCAGTTTTTCCGGTAACTTGCCCACCTGTTCCGTCCTGTCCGGATGTGGTTTGTCCAACTGTGGCACCTCCGGAATGTCCCACGACTCCAGCACCAGAAGCCATCTGCGATGAACTGTACGTGCAGTGCGAGCACGGTGATTGTATCGAAAACAATGTTTGCGCTTGCCACAAAGGTTACCAGTTGGCAATTGGTCCGGAATCGATAGTGTACTGTCAGCCTGTGTGTAGTGGTGCGTATATTAACGGGATCTGCACCGAACCGGATGTATGGGTTTGCCTACCCGGATTCGTCGAAACGTTTGATGGGCAGTGTGAACCGTACTGTGAGGAACCGTGCGGAAAGGGATCGTATTGTGCGCAGCCCAACGTTTGCGTTTGTCAGAAAGGATTGATCGCCGATGGGAATGGCAACTGTGAACATCCATGCCAGCCGGCATGTGTCAATGGAGAATGCATTGATGGACGATGCTTCTGTATGCCAGGAACCGTACTCCGTAGTGGGCACGTGTGCGTTGAGGCGCAGGTGGAAGTGGAGGATCTTTTCATTAGAAGCCGCTTCgctgaccaagatggcgaggatgaggaggaggaagaagaagatgatgacgacgaACGGGAGGAGCATATCGAAGAACCATTGAACTGTCCGGATGGGTTCCGATCCGTACCGGCAACGGGTGAATGCATTTGCGATTCTGGAACTATTGCTGCGGATGGCACGTGCATCAGTACGAGCACGTTCAATGAGGTAAAGCTGCTTGATTTGGCCATGCAGCGGATGGTAGTGGAACGTGAACAGGTAGCCGACCCAACCAACGAAAGCATCACACAGCCAGCATCAGTTCAGCCGACCGAGTCAAGCCTTTTATCAGCAATTGGTAGTGATCAATGGATCATCATAGCGGCAGTCATCTGTGGAACAATATTGATCGTTACCGCGTCTGTTTTGGTATGGAAGTGCTGCACAAAGCGAAACTCGATCGAAACAGACATACATTAG
- the LOC128301410 gene encoding dymeclin isoform X1, protein MGMNVSRQVDLTENEYLQRFVGKTHVPAYDDDFWNNFLQYHINLPTNSQEQLSLDSRLESLCQSFISHNLHTGNFGSLINVFLLKVSELLTLSDTESNVHIWHAFNALFIIRCLVKYMIETGSEYQLLQHFEALPVQASDIDSTSNEANAAGTSTAIPIDVRAIEETKSAVAKLVDGTKFETFLEALVNIIVVIPVKEFTYHLHLEAVNCMIILLSVSLFSQQTMEKSTIYRTIYRCQHANTLMSALLHFLSRMSQAPQTMFGFGTGGSFVFGIAESLWSILTFARKQPDILTAHDLPTAFREHYPLANQSLLLILILTNHHATKDNPYRISLFGCSDSQDSPKEDPATFKIDFSSLYNTLCRIVTIDQATLLLYLLLYRNQRFQKYVMAQQNLQQLVIPILQTLYNAPDSTSHHIYMSLIVLLILSEDDNFNKSVHQIMLKNITWYTERSISEISLGGLLILVVIRTIQYNMLKMRDKYLHTNCLAALANMSGQFQSLHPYVAQRLVSLFETLAKKHARLDQQLKQPNGPNGDPDVSIPIGGGLTSEDMLQDLSVLEEVLRMVLEILNSCLSHQLVYCPNLVYTLLYKRNVFEAFRSHSAFQDIIQNIDMVVGFFSSRLQRVQEQRGELGVTEVLEVISKGASQWSSDRLRKFPDLKFKYVEEDAPEEFFIPYVWTLVCKAGCVHFSSETIKGVSAEIVC, encoded by the exons ATGGGTATGAACGTGAGTCGTCAGGTGGACCTAACAGAAAACGAATATCTGCAGCGGTTCGTCGGCAAAACGCACGTCCCTGCTTACGATGATGATTTTTGGAACAACTTCCTGCAATACCACATCAATCTACCGACAAACAG CCAGGAACAGTTGAGTCTCGATTCGCGTCTGGAATCGCTATGCCAGAGCTTTATCAGTCACAATCTACACACCGGCAACTTTGGTTCGTTGATAAACGTATTTCTGCTGAAGGTTTCTGAGCTGCTTACACTCTCCGATACGGAAAG TAACGTTCACATATGGCACGCCTTTAATGCACTGTTCATCATCCGTTGCTTGGTGAAGTACATGATCGAAACGGGTTCGGAGTATCAGCTATTGCAGCACTTTGAAGCATTGCCTGTCCAAGCGTCAGATATTGATTCAACATCGAACGAAGCAAATGCGGCCGGTACGAGTACGGCTATTCCCATAGACGTTCGTGCGATAGAAGAAACGAAATCAGCCGTTGCAAAGCTGGTCGATGGCACAAAATTCGAAACGTTTCTTGAGGCACTGGTTAACATTATTGTGGTGATACCGGTGAA AGAATTCACATATCACCTTCATCTGGAGGCGGTTAATTGTATGATAATTTTGCTCTCGGTGAGCCTTTTTTCGCAGCAAACGATGGAGAAATCCACCATCTACCGAACGATCTACCGTTGCCAGCATGCGAACACGTTGATGAgtgcgctgttgcattttcTTAGCCGCATGAGCCAAGCTCCGCAGACAATGTTCGGCTTTGGGACGGGCGGTTCGTTTGTGTTCGGCATCGCCGAATCGCTTTGGTCCATATTAACGTTTGCCCGTAAGCAGCCGGACATACTGACCGCACATGATCTTCCGACAGCCTTCCGGGAGCACTACCCGTTGGCCAATCAAAGCTTGCTGTTAATTTTGATCCTTACCAACCACCACGCGACTAAAGATAATCCGTATCGGATTAGTCTGTTTGGATGTTCGGATTCACAAG ATTCGCCGAAAGAGGATCCGGCAACGTTCAAGATAGACTTTTCCTCCCTGTACAACACCCTGTGCCGAATAGTGACTATTGATCAGGCAACCTTACTGCTCTATCTGCTGCTCTATCGAAACCAAAGATTCCAGAAGTATGTAATGGCACAACAGAACCTACAGCAGCTT GTTATTCCGATCCTGCAAACCCTTTACAATGCACCGGATAGTACTTCACATCACATTTATATGTCGCTAATAGTTTTGCTAATTCTTAGCGAAGATGACAACTTTAACAAGAGCGTTCATCAGATT ATGTTGAAAAATATTACCTGGTACACGGAGCGTTCGATCAGCGAGATTTCGCTCGGTGGATTACTGATATTGGTTGTCATCAGGACGATTCAGTACAACATGTTGAAGATGAGGGATAAGTACTTGCATACAAATTGTCTCGCCGCGTTGGCCAACATGTCCGGTCAGTTCCAATCGCTCCACCCGTACGTAGCGCAGCGATTGGTGAGTTTGTTCGAAACCTTAGCAAAGAAACATGCCCGATTAGACCAGCAGCTCAAACAACCGAATGGTCCCAACGGTGATCCGGACGTGTCCATACCGATTGGTGGTGGGTTAACGTCTGAAGATATG TTGCAGGATTTGTCCGTGTTGGAGGAAGTGCTACGTATGGTGctggaaattttaaattccTGCCTGTCGCATCAATTAGTGTACTGTCCTAACTTGGTATACACTTTGCTATACAAACGCAACGTCTTCGAGGCCTTCCGAAGTCATTCGGCATTTCAGGATATCATACAGAATATAGACATG GTGGTTGGATTCTTCTCCTCCCGACTGCAACGAGTTCAAGAGCAGCGCGGTGAGCTTGGTGTTACTGAAGTGCTTGAAGTGATCTCGAAGGGAGCGAGCCAGTGGTCGAGTGATCGCTTACGG AAATTTCCTGACCTTAAATTCAAATACGTCGAGGAGGATGCGCCGGAAGAATTCTTCATCCCTTACGTCTGGACGCTCGTATGCAAGGCAGGCTGTGTACACTTTAGTTCCGAAACGATAAAGGGCGTCAGTGCCGAGATCGTTTGTTAA
- the LOC128300569 gene encoding zinc finger protein 658B-like translates to MAGKTRDVCRLCLSGSSLLDIFCETDLNGLIATLLSITGKKRYIYDCKQTYRKQLVECDICHKSLPKTRLEGHRNVHLGLRPLKCERGCEQSFHCKQLLLHHYRNAHNGETYCCDVCGKVLRSKRSLGYHKRDSHGEKKYPCSFCDQLFVSNARLNQHLKYHRGERKYPCNLCEYSFYSSNDLKKHLTTHRSL, encoded by the exons ATGGCCGGGAAAACTCGTGATGTGTGTCGTTTGTGCCTCAGTGGATCCTCGTTGTTGGACATATTTTGTGAAACGGATCTAAATGGCTTGATAGCAACATTGCTTTCAATCACG GGTAAAAAGCGATACATTTACGACTGTAAGCAAACCTATCGGAAGCAGCTGGTCGAGTGTGATATTTGTCACAAAAGCTTACCGAAAACTCGTCTGGAAGGACACCGAAATGTTCACCTTGGTTTAAGACCTCTGAAATGTGAGCGAGGATGTGAACAGAGTTTTCACTGTAAGCAGCTTCTATTGCACCATTATCGAAACGCACACAATGGTGAAACATATTGTTGCGATGTTTGTGGCAAGGTGTTACGCTCAAAGCGCAGCCTCGGATACCATAAGAGAGACAGCCATGGGGAGAAGAAATATCCTTGCAGTTTTTGTGATCAGCTGTTTGTCTCTAA TGCCCGTCTGAATCAACATTTAAAATATCATCGAGGGGAACGCAAATATCCTTGCAACCTGTGTGAATATTCGTTCTACTCGAGCAATGATCTAAAGAAGCATCTTACTACCCATCGCTCACTTTAG